From a region of the Salinispira pacifica genome:
- a CDS encoding cobyric acid synthase, with protein MHGGNPEKVASELGIDPAGLYDVSACINPLGFPAWTRQLVSRNVSQLSRYPDPDYPDLKAAAAGAWSVDPGQISAGNGSSELLQAVLRARYHRGSSGELIIPVPAYIDYERYADALEIPTRFVNLPDKADFSPCDTEFISELSAVIRKAPGGSAVILANPVNPVGSCYRRRDILALVSLRMDVMIIIDEAYLEFVGEGVEDAAQVLPAPEQTPNLVRIKSLTKIYAVPGIRLGFCIAAAYFIRRVDRQLPSWNVGSLAAALGQRLLTDSGHREESRSFITGQRELLSAALGRAEGIRLIPSQANFLLFSVDQSDDEPPGDRFYSFMIKRGILLRRCDDYRNLGPHWFRLGISTKDVNRQVIHALGQWSASTASMKTCGPNHQVNGSEFAIRRVSAIMFQGTGSNAGKSLMTAAFLRCLKRRGIRCAPFKAQNMSLNSMVTLDGGEIGRAQALQARAAGIEPRVEMNPVLLKPNSETGSQVVVLGKPWRNFEASDYYNQKDRLRQTVFQAYDRLAGDYDFIVLEGAGSPGEVNLKRADIVNMAMARHACSPVVLVGDIDRGGVYASFIGHMEVMEEWERELTAGFLVNRFRGDESLLADAHEYLHESTGLPVLGIMPYVPDHRLPEEDGVDFDLRYRREVGASATAAARPADGQDVDGGNTTLRIAVIALRHISNSTDIDPLLAVNNLDLRLFVNGSELVDFDPHLIIIPGSKNVIADYRILESSGVSAAISRQALSGRTAILGICGGFQMLGNHIADPLGVETDPGETCTAMGLLPVSTILQEGKTTVRRRTRLSDGGAAIEGYEIHHGKSEYSDSLELFDDPGLGARQQSIWGTYLHGVLENRSFLNDLISSARALRPDDFPARSLLNSLARNEPDEPKGQPGPDAAVRSLEAALDRFSLIFEEHVDVDELISISGYRGDQS; from the coding sequence ATGCATGGCGGAAACCCCGAAAAAGTAGCTTCGGAGCTTGGTATCGATCCCGCGGGTCTCTACGATGTAAGCGCCTGCATCAACCCGCTGGGCTTTCCTGCCTGGACCAGGCAGCTCGTCAGCCGGAATGTATCACAGCTCAGCCGCTATCCGGACCCTGATTACCCCGACCTGAAAGCTGCCGCCGCTGGCGCATGGTCGGTGGACCCGGGCCAGATTTCCGCTGGAAACGGCAGCTCCGAATTGTTGCAGGCCGTGTTGCGGGCACGATACCACCGGGGCAGCTCCGGCGAGTTGATTATTCCCGTTCCCGCGTATATCGATTACGAACGCTACGCCGACGCTTTGGAGATTCCAACCCGCTTCGTGAACCTCCCCGACAAGGCCGACTTTTCTCCTTGCGACACAGAATTCATCTCAGAACTCTCCGCAGTCATCCGCAAAGCTCCGGGTGGAAGCGCCGTCATACTTGCCAATCCGGTCAACCCTGTGGGGAGTTGCTACCGCAGGCGGGACATCCTCGCCCTGGTTTCTCTGAGGATGGATGTTATGATCATCATTGATGAGGCGTATCTGGAGTTCGTAGGAGAAGGGGTGGAAGACGCAGCACAAGTCTTGCCCGCTCCGGAACAAACTCCCAACCTGGTACGGATAAAAAGTCTTACCAAGATATATGCTGTTCCGGGTATTCGTCTGGGGTTCTGCATCGCCGCTGCGTATTTCATCCGGAGAGTAGACCGCCAGCTGCCAAGCTGGAATGTGGGGTCCCTGGCCGCGGCCTTGGGCCAACGGCTTTTGACAGATTCCGGCCACCGGGAGGAGAGCCGTTCATTCATTACCGGGCAGCGTGAGCTGTTAAGCGCGGCTTTGGGGAGGGCGGAGGGTATCCGCCTCATCCCGTCGCAGGCGAATTTCCTGCTGTTTTCCGTCGATCAGAGCGATGACGAGCCGCCCGGGGATCGCTTCTATTCGTTTATGATCAAGCGCGGGATTCTGCTGCGCCGTTGCGATGATTACCGGAATCTTGGGCCTCATTGGTTCCGCCTGGGCATCTCTACCAAGGATGTGAATCGGCAGGTCATACACGCCCTCGGCCAGTGGTCCGCTTCAACCGCTTCGATGAAGACATGCGGTCCTAATCATCAAGTAAATGGATCGGAGTTTGCGATCCGTCGGGTATCGGCAATCATGTTCCAGGGAACCGGCTCGAATGCCGGGAAAAGTTTGATGACCGCAGCCTTCCTTCGCTGCCTCAAACGCCGGGGTATTCGCTGCGCACCGTTCAAGGCTCAGAACATGTCCCTCAATTCCATGGTCACTTTGGACGGCGGGGAGATCGGACGGGCCCAGGCCCTGCAGGCCAGGGCTGCCGGGATTGAACCCCGGGTAGAGATGAATCCGGTGTTGCTCAAACCGAATTCGGAAACCGGATCCCAGGTAGTAGTTTTGGGCAAACCCTGGCGGAATTTCGAGGCATCGGATTATTACAATCAGAAAGACCGGCTTCGGCAGACCGTGTTTCAAGCCTACGACCGTTTGGCAGGAGATTATGATTTCATCGTGCTCGAGGGAGCCGGGTCCCCCGGAGAGGTCAATCTGAAACGAGCAGATATCGTCAACATGGCCATGGCTCGACATGCATGCAGTCCGGTGGTCCTGGTGGGCGATATCGACCGTGGCGGTGTCTACGCCTCATTCATCGGTCATATGGAGGTGATGGAGGAGTGGGAACGGGAGCTTACCGCTGGATTCCTGGTGAATCGCTTTCGGGGCGATGAAAGCTTACTGGCCGATGCTCATGAGTATCTCCACGAGAGCACCGGGCTGCCGGTGCTGGGGATTATGCCCTATGTTCCGGACCATCGCTTGCCCGAAGAGGACGGGGTAGATTTCGATTTGCGCTATCGGCGGGAAGTCGGCGCATCAGCCACCGCCGCCGCCAGACCTGCTGACGGGCAGGATGTCGACGGGGGAAACACAACGTTGAGGATCGCGGTGATTGCCCTGCGGCACATATCCAATTCCACTGACATTGATCCGCTTCTTGCGGTGAATAACCTGGATCTGCGGCTGTTCGTCAACGGATCGGAGCTGGTGGATTTCGACCCCCATCTGATCATTATACCCGGTTCGAAGAACGTCATCGCCGATTACCGCATCCTGGAATCGAGCGGCGTGAGTGCTGCTATCAGCCGGCAGGCTTTATCCGGTCGCACGGCGATACTGGGAATCTGCGGGGGGTTTCAAATGCTGGGAAATCATATTGCCGATCCGCTGGGCGTAGAAACTGACCCGGGCGAAACCTGCACTGCCATGGGGCTTCTACCGGTCAGCACAATTCTCCAAGAAGGAAAGACCACTGTACGGCGCAGGACCAGGCTTTCCGACGGCGGTGCGGCCATTGAGGGATATGAGATCCATCATGGAAAAAGCGAATACTCCGATTCCCTGGAATTGTTCGACGATCCTGGGCTGGGTGCCCGGCAACAATCAATCTGGGGCACATACCTGCATGGGGTCCTTGAAAACCGGAGTTTTCTGAACGACCTGATCAGCTCCGCCCGGGCTCTCAGACCTGATGACTTCCCCGCCCGTTCCCTGCTCAATAGTCTCGCCCGGAATGAACCGGATGAACCCAAGGGGCAGCCCGGACCTGATGCCGCCGTCCGCAGCCTGGAAGCGGCTTTGGATCGCTTCTCTCTGATATTCGAAGAGCACGTTGACGTGGATGAGCTAATCTCCATCAGCGGATACCGAGGTGATCAGTCATGA
- a CDS encoding ABC transporter ATP-binding protein, which produces MKSLSLKSLSYAYDPSGSAGFRLEDISLEISGGMRVGILGPNGSGKSTIIRLLLKILSPPTGMMLYDQRDIADIPQKDLAQLVSYVPQMAASQYAYAAEDIIAMGRYPHGTRLFYRPGKGDREIVEDIIKRLDLAQLRYRPVTTLSGGEYQRVLLGRAFVQRTPLILLDEPTNHLDLRHQLNLLEMIAEEQRRRELTVISVFHDINLAMGFADRLLLLDGGRMAAWDTPRKLAGSPILEHVYRLRFRSLINPFNEAPHLVAGQALAGEL; this is translated from the coding sequence ATGAAGTCCTTGAGTCTGAAAAGCCTGAGCTATGCCTATGATCCTAGCGGATCAGCAGGATTCCGTCTGGAGGATATTTCCCTCGAAATCAGCGGCGGTATGCGGGTAGGAATCCTGGGGCCTAACGGATCGGGCAAGAGTACCATCATCCGCCTTCTGCTGAAAATCCTCAGTCCCCCGACGGGTATGATGCTGTATGATCAGCGGGATATCGCCGACATCCCGCAAAAAGATCTGGCACAGCTGGTTTCATACGTCCCCCAGATGGCTGCCAGCCAGTACGCCTACGCCGCAGAGGATATCATCGCAATGGGCCGTTATCCCCATGGCACCCGGCTTTTTTACCGCCCCGGTAAGGGTGACCGGGAAATCGTTGAGGACATTATCAAGCGGCTGGATCTCGCGCAGCTGAGGTATCGGCCGGTCACCACCTTAAGTGGCGGGGAATACCAACGGGTCCTGCTTGGCCGGGCCTTCGTTCAGCGAACTCCGCTGATCTTGCTGGATGAGCCTACCAATCATCTTGATCTGCGACATCAGCTTAATCTGTTGGAGATGATCGCCGAAGAGCAGCGCCGGCGGGAGCTGACGGTGATATCGGTATTCCACGACATCAATCTGGCCATGGGCTTCGCCGACCGGCTGCTTCTTCTCGATGGCGGTCGCATGGCCGCCTGGGATACACCCCGGAAGCTCGCCGGATCCCCGATCCTGGAGCACGTGTACCGTCTTCGTTTCCGAAGCCTGATAAACCCCTTCAACGAGGCCCCTCACCTGGTGGCAGGACAGGCTCTCGCAGGAGAACTCTGA
- a CDS encoding FecCD family ABC transporter permease has protein sequence MNHEQAEKIIFWTFGSLSSAGWGKLRSAFWFQIAGLLLILIQWRDVNLLSQGDDSARSLGLVPGRARVRLLLSASFVTAITVSVTGIIGFAGLMVPHVIRMISGPDHRSLLPLSVLGGALFLMLADMVGRVLLSPAELPVGVITSMLGAPYLLYILISRRRRGDFR, from the coding sequence ATGAATCATGAGCAGGCCGAAAAAATCATATTCTGGACCTTCGGAAGCCTCAGCTCGGCCGGTTGGGGCAAGCTGAGGTCTGCGTTCTGGTTTCAGATTGCGGGGCTGCTGCTCATTCTCATCCAGTGGCGGGATGTGAACCTGCTTTCCCAGGGCGATGACAGTGCCCGGTCCCTGGGTTTGGTACCGGGGCGGGCCAGAGTGCGGCTATTGCTGTCGGCTTCGTTCGTAACCGCCATCACCGTTTCGGTCACCGGAATCATCGGGTTCGCCGGGCTGATGGTGCCTCATGTGATCAGGATGATCAGCGGACCGGATCACCGGAGCCTCCTGCCCCTTTCAGTTTTAGGGGGCGCGTTGTTTCTGATGTTAGCGGACATGGTCGGCCGGGTGCTTCTTTCGCCGGCGGAACTTCCGGTGGGGGTCATTACATCCATGCTCGGTGCGCCGTATCTATTGTACATCCTCATAAGCCGGCGTCGGCGGGGGGATTTCCGATGA
- a CDS encoding iron chelate uptake ABC transporter family permease subunit has product MKKTSFLFAFLGAAIPFAALISVTVGTADITVPETLRVLGASMGAGSFEGIADSSRIIILNLRLPRILLALSSGACLAAAGAVLQGVFLNPMADPYVMGISSGAAFAVAIGIILGTSNQITLQIFALIGSAGAVALVLAVAGLASRRGESTGLLLAGIAISVMLSSGYP; this is encoded by the coding sequence GTGAAAAAAACATCGTTCTTGTTTGCCTTTCTCGGGGCGGCGATACCTTTCGCCGCCCTTATCTCGGTGACCGTGGGCACCGCAGATATCACTGTCCCGGAAACCCTCCGCGTCCTCGGCGCGAGTATGGGGGCGGGTAGCTTCGAGGGCATAGCCGATAGTTCGCGAATCATCATCCTGAACCTTCGCCTCCCTCGTATCCTGCTCGCCCTGAGTTCCGGAGCCTGCCTGGCCGCAGCAGGGGCGGTTCTTCAAGGGGTGTTTCTCAACCCCATGGCCGATCCCTACGTGATGGGGATATCCTCAGGTGCGGCGTTCGCCGTGGCCATCGGCATCATCCTGGGAACCTCGAATCAGATCACCTTGCAGATATTCGCCCTCATCGGATCAGCCGGCGCCGTGGCCCTGGTGTTGGCGGTGGCCGGGCTTGCAAGTCGCCGGGGAGAATCCACCGGTTTGCTGCTAGCAGGCATCGCCATATCGGTGATGTTGTCCTCAGGGTATCCCTGA
- a CDS encoding ABC transporter substrate-binding protein: MKRALPVFFLLLLPLALFAGGQSEPSTATEPVVIEEAYQVDIVDSYGRSISFSEAPQRIISVAPSITEFVYALGAGDRLIGRTDFCNYPAAVNDIESIGSLREPNLERIVELNPDVVLVSTHFTEDNLNTLEELGIVVVSLYNEESFEGVYELARIMGELLDTEDAAEALVDEMRETVAMVTERIATVNERPKVYYVVGFGQWGDYTAGGDTFIGEMIVMAGGDNIASDVEGWSYSFEKIVENDPEIIICSEFYDTPASLQAAEGYGDLNAIKNGNLRPLNNNLIDRQGPRLADGLLALATTIHPDLF, translated from the coding sequence ATGAAACGCGCACTTCCCGTTTTTTTCCTTCTTCTCCTGCCATTGGCCCTGTTTGCCGGTGGGCAGAGTGAGCCGTCTACCGCCACCGAACCGGTGGTAATCGAGGAGGCATATCAGGTCGATATCGTCGACTCGTATGGTCGGTCCATCAGTTTTTCCGAGGCGCCCCAGCGCATCATTTCTGTAGCCCCGAGCATCACCGAGTTCGTGTATGCCCTGGGCGCCGGAGACCGCCTGATCGGTCGGACCGATTTTTGCAATTACCCTGCGGCCGTCAACGATATAGAGAGTATCGGCTCCCTGCGTGAGCCGAATCTCGAGCGTATCGTCGAGCTTAACCCCGATGTGGTCCTGGTTTCCACTCACTTTACTGAAGACAACCTGAACACGCTCGAAGAACTGGGTATCGTAGTGGTTTCGCTGTACAACGAAGAAAGCTTCGAAGGCGTCTATGAACTGGCGCGGATCATGGGAGAGCTCCTCGATACCGAAGATGCAGCCGAAGCCCTGGTTGACGAAATGCGGGAAACCGTGGCGATGGTCACCGAGCGAATTGCGACGGTCAACGAGCGTCCGAAGGTCTATTATGTGGTCGGCTTCGGCCAGTGGGGTGACTACACTGCCGGAGGCGATACCTTTATCGGCGAGATGATAGTAATGGCCGGCGGTGACAATATCGCCTCCGATGTCGAGGGCTGGTCCTACAGCTTTGAAAAGATCGTTGAAAACGACCCCGAAATCATCATCTGCTCGGAATTTTATGATACGCCGGCTTCGCTTCAGGCTGCCGAGGGCTATGGGGATCTCAACGCCATTAAAAACGGCAACCTTCGGCCGCTGAACAATAACCTCATCGACCGCCAGGGTCCTCGGCTCGCTGATGGGCTGCTTGCCCTGGCTACCACTATCCATCCCGACCTGTTCTGA
- a CDS encoding cob(I)yrinic acid a,c-diamide adenosyltransferase translates to MKISTGKGDAGQTGVGGGLRVDKDDVRVECLGEIDEFNSGIGLLRAWLGPEHRWQEDLQKVQTDMMEIMSHLATPGDMAKQNTRPHPEDGPRYLEMWSFELEKSLDEASDWFLLPGGNVASSQCHLVRTAVRRAERRLISLKKADPDCVLPYMLVYVNRLSDTLFLMARVLMQDEGVSEEKWKLFKPPAE, encoded by the coding sequence ATGAAAATATCGACGGGAAAAGGCGATGCCGGTCAGACCGGCGTGGGCGGCGGACTACGAGTGGACAAGGATGATGTGCGGGTCGAATGCCTTGGTGAAATAGACGAATTCAACAGCGGCATTGGCCTGCTTCGGGCCTGGCTTGGCCCGGAGCATAGGTGGCAAGAGGACCTTCAGAAGGTCCAAACGGACATGATGGAAATTATGTCACACCTCGCTACCCCGGGGGACATGGCAAAGCAGAACACACGGCCGCACCCTGAGGATGGTCCGCGCTACCTGGAAATGTGGAGTTTTGAGCTAGAAAAGTCTCTTGATGAGGCCTCGGACTGGTTTCTTCTGCCCGGCGGTAATGTTGCCTCCTCACAATGCCATCTGGTACGAACCGCTGTCCGTCGAGCTGAACGACGCTTAATCAGCCTGAAAAAGGCTGATCCGGATTGTGTCTTGCCCTATATGCTGGTTTACGTTAACCGCTTGAGCGACACTCTGTTCCTCATGGCCAGGGTGCTGATGCAGGATGAGGGAGTGTCGGAAGAAAAGTGGAAGCTGTTTAAGCCGCCAGCGGAATAA
- a CDS encoding CobW family GTP-binding protein, whose product MKTNEHQSGRAKSPIPALILSGFLGSGKTTLFRKLLAQAHKRRLDVRAIVNDMSELDIDGELIGNTGIIEANASLLRSISSVVLSSEKGIAMLDQAIEELLSDGNPDLLIIETSGSCHPMPLIEYFQNESRLMLCGVCVLVDSLMLSHDYDDGRGLFPAMQKNVVTQVRGTVNLLVEQIMFCSHIMFSKADRLQDAQFQNIVSSVQEINPYVPAFSLHYGNYPLEAILELPEYDYHRVSRLMDEIRPAVAADAKSDRPFDLAARVIKDDRPFHPQRLWEVCHTLLDKRIHRSKGFFWLASRSKHSLLWNQSAGGITLGINGSWRAGIAEDENPGVSSYEIEILKKRLKAEGNRFGDRCCDITVIGDAAHVDRFAEALQSCFLSDEEIELWKNGHEFEDPWPKNLVDMAY is encoded by the coding sequence GTGAAAACCAATGAACACCAGTCCGGCCGAGCCAAATCGCCGATTCCCGCGCTGATCTTAAGCGGATTTCTTGGTTCCGGAAAAACCACCCTCTTTCGCAAACTCCTGGCCCAGGCGCACAAGCGGAGGCTGGATGTACGAGCCATCGTCAATGATATGAGCGAACTTGATATCGATGGCGAGTTGATCGGAAATACCGGGATTATCGAAGCGAATGCTTCGCTGCTTCGTTCAATCAGCTCCGTCGTGCTCAGCAGTGAGAAGGGAATCGCGATGCTCGATCAGGCAATTGAGGAATTGCTGAGTGATGGGAATCCGGATCTCCTTATCATCGAGACCTCGGGTAGCTGTCATCCTATGCCTCTGATCGAGTATTTCCAAAACGAGAGCCGGTTGATGCTCTGCGGCGTATGTGTCCTGGTGGATAGTCTGATGCTGTCTCACGATTATGATGACGGAAGGGGGCTGTTTCCCGCAATGCAGAAAAATGTCGTGACACAGGTTCGCGGCACCGTCAATCTCCTGGTTGAGCAAATTATGTTCTGCAGCCATATCATGTTTTCTAAGGCTGATCGATTGCAGGATGCGCAATTTCAGAACATCGTCTCCTCTGTCCAGGAAATCAATCCATATGTACCGGCGTTCTCGCTCCATTATGGGAATTATCCTCTTGAGGCGATTCTCGAGTTGCCCGAATACGATTATCATCGGGTGTCCCGGCTCATGGATGAAATTCGTCCTGCCGTAGCCGCCGATGCAAAAAGCGACCGTCCGTTCGATTTGGCTGCCCGGGTGATAAAAGATGACCGGCCATTCCATCCCCAGCGCCTGTGGGAAGTCTGTCACACCCTGTTGGACAAACGGATTCATCGGAGCAAAGGGTTTTTTTGGCTTGCGAGCCGGAGCAAGCACTCTCTCTTGTGGAATCAATCAGCCGGGGGAATCACTTTGGGAATCAATGGTTCCTGGAGAGCGGGAATCGCCGAGGACGAGAACCCCGGGGTTTCATCATATGAAATAGAGATTTTGAAAAAACGACTCAAAGCCGAAGGAAATCGCTTCGGCGACCGCTGTTGCGATATTACGGTTATCGGCGATGCCGCCCATGTCGATCGTTTTGCCGAAGCGCTGCAATCCTGTTTCCTCAGCGACGAAGAGATAGAGTTGTGGAAGAACGGACATGAGTTCGAGGATCCCTGGCCAAAGAACCTGGTGGATATGGCTTACTGA
- a CDS encoding DDE-type integrase/transposase/recombinase has protein sequence MRSITDEQIDALMLLRKEHPKLSTPRLVEIAQGNGVFPSGKEVSMASIYRLMKIRKAQRVKVESDMRKFEVQLPNDLWQSDCMHGPKVLHGGKLRKTYLFAIIDDHSRLITHGQFYLAETLENYLDCLWTALRKRGVPRKLYVDNGASFKAHRLQLGCASLEIGLRYARPYRPQGKGKIERFFRTVRSQFIPELPDELPLDEINRLFHHYIENGYHQRIHGGTGQKPLERYLQDAHALRKAPENLPEYFRKREERTVNNDRTVKLDGRLYEAPAGLLGMKVVLRFENYDRIEVFLDDQSKGFLRDLDQGVNSRIKRDGTGPVMPSASGGALFEKLGSKAGS, from the coding sequence ATGAGAAGCATTACCGATGAGCAAATTGATGCGCTCATGCTGCTTCGAAAAGAGCATCCAAAACTCTCCACCCCGCGTCTGGTTGAAATTGCTCAAGGAAACGGCGTCTTTCCGTCCGGAAAAGAGGTCTCCATGGCCAGCATTTACCGGCTCATGAAGATCCGCAAAGCCCAACGGGTCAAGGTCGAGTCTGACATGAGGAAGTTCGAGGTACAACTACCCAACGACCTGTGGCAGTCAGACTGCATGCACGGTCCGAAAGTTCTGCATGGCGGGAAACTGAGAAAGACCTATCTGTTTGCAATCATTGACGACCATTCAAGGCTCATTACCCATGGCCAGTTCTACCTGGCTGAAACACTGGAAAATTACCTGGACTGCTTATGGACGGCGTTACGCAAGCGGGGAGTTCCCCGAAAGCTCTATGTCGATAACGGGGCATCATTTAAGGCGCACAGGCTCCAGTTGGGATGTGCTTCGCTGGAAATCGGGCTGCGCTATGCACGGCCGTACCGTCCCCAGGGAAAGGGCAAGATTGAACGGTTCTTTCGTACCGTACGTAGCCAGTTTATCCCCGAGCTGCCTGATGAACTTCCTCTGGATGAGATCAACCGGCTGTTTCACCACTACATTGAAAACGGTTATCACCAGAGGATCCATGGCGGTACGGGGCAGAAGCCCCTGGAGCGTTACCTGCAGGATGCCCATGCCTTGCGAAAAGCGCCGGAGAACTTGCCTGAATACTTTCGAAAACGCGAGGAGCGAACGGTAAACAACGACCGTACAGTGAAACTCGATGGCCGTTTGTATGAAGCTCCTGCGGGGTTGCTGGGCATGAAAGTCGTCCTGCGGTTTGAGAATTACGACCGGATTGAAGTCTTTCTCGACGATCAGTCCAAGGGATTCTTAAGAGATCTGGATCAGGGAGTGAACAGCCGCATTAAGCGGGACGGCACGGGTCCGGTCATGCCGTCGGCTTCGGGGGGAGCTCTTTTTGAAAAGCTGGGCTCAAAGGCAGGTAGCTAA
- a CDS encoding ExeA family protein, whose translation MDTLRHHFGFRHDPFPQNVAVKDLYPLPALEPLRQRVFFALEQKAIAVITGDVGSGKSTSLRYVSSKCHSSEYELITIVGGNFSPMELYRQILLTFGMSYMSFQVSIMISKIRELILEIASRNVIPVLVIDEAHLLKRSVFTQLHTLAQFEFDSKPVMPMILCGQDFLLDHLMANSVRPLASRVLGKNHLESIKKEVMEDYLNHHITLAGGAKKVFSDEAIFAIHQGSGGLLRKANSLAKTALLACAGDGGQTVSAEHIRVASTEIFM comes from the coding sequence ATGGATACGCTGCGCCACCACTTTGGATTCCGGCACGACCCGTTTCCGCAGAATGTAGCGGTAAAGGACCTGTATCCCCTGCCGGCATTGGAACCCCTGCGGCAGCGGGTGTTCTTTGCCCTGGAGCAGAAAGCCATTGCCGTCATCACCGGAGATGTGGGGTCGGGAAAGTCTACGTCATTGCGCTATGTCTCAAGCAAATGCCATTCGAGTGAGTATGAACTGATTACCATTGTCGGCGGGAACTTCTCACCCATGGAACTGTACCGGCAGATCCTGCTCACTTTCGGCATGAGCTATATGTCGTTCCAGGTATCGATCATGATCTCGAAGATCCGGGAGCTTATTCTGGAAATTGCATCCCGCAATGTCATCCCGGTGCTGGTAATCGATGAGGCTCATCTGCTGAAACGGTCGGTGTTTACCCAGCTGCATACCCTTGCTCAGTTTGAATTCGATTCCAAGCCGGTCATGCCGATGATTCTCTGCGGTCAGGATTTCCTGCTCGATCATCTGATGGCTAACTCAGTTCGGCCTCTGGCGTCCCGGGTGCTGGGAAAGAATCATCTGGAGTCTATTAAGAAGGAGGTGATGGAGGATTACCTGAACCATCATATCACCTTGGCCGGTGGAGCAAAGAAAGTCTTCAGTGATGAGGCGATCTTTGCCATTCATCAGGGATCCGGTGGTCTCTTGCGAAAAGCCAACTCTCTGGCAAAAACGGCTCTCCTTGCCTGTGCCGGAGATGGCGGACAGACTGTTTCTGCAGAACACATTCGGGTCGCTTCCACTGAGATATTTATGTAG
- a CDS encoding IS5 family transposase (programmed frameshift), translated as MYRTEDKTQLSFEDFYLPFGGKLNPNNRWVQLADLIPWEDLEAEYASQFAIESGQGAPAIRFRTALGALIIKEKLGITDEETVEQIRETPYLQYLIGMQGYQDEAPFDPSMMVHFRKRISMDMITHANELIIAEERKKTEDDTEAEKEENPEVENNGKLLIDATCVPGDIRYPTDLSILNESREKLETIIDVLHAKRAKGATKPRTYRQKARKDFLAVIKKRRASKNKMRKAIRKQLGYIRRNLRHIEQLAAGVGLKSLSRKQYRNMLVISEVFRQQALMYESKDHRISGRIVSISQPHIRPIVRGKAGTPVEFGMKISSANIDGYMFIDRCSWDPYNESGDLVMQAEKYRHRYGVYPESIHADQIYRTRGNRNWCKERGIRLSGPPLGRPPKDRGENRERKKLARQDELDRIAVEGTFGRAKRRYSMGRLMTKLAETSESQVAMIMLVMNMEKIRKDLFYVFIIAMLRSRKITKSHFPVVLGYGNMAA; from the exons ATGTATAGAACTGAGGACAAAACGCAGCTTTCATTTGAAGATTTCTATCTCCCATTTGGAGGCAAACTGAACCCCAATAACCGCTGGGTTCAGCTTGCTGATTTAATTCCCTGGGAAGATTTAGAAGCAGAATACGCCTCACAGTTTGCTATCGAAAGCGGGCAAGGCGCTCCGGCGATCCGTTTCCGTACAGCATTGGGTGCCCTGATTATAAAGGAAAAATTAGGAATTACAGATGAGGAAACCGTGGAGCAGATTCGTGAGACGCCTTACCTGCAATATCTCATCGGAATGCAGGGGTACCAAGATGAGGCTCCTTTTGATCCATCAATGATGGTCCATTTCAGAAAGCGAATCAGCATGGACATGATCACTCACGCAAATGAATTGATTATTGCCGAAGAACGT AAAAAAACTGAAGATGATACGGAAGCTGAAAAAGAAGAAAATCCTGAGGTAGAAAACAACGGAAAGCTTCTGATTGATGCCACCTGCGTACCCGGTGATATTCGATATCCCACCGATCTTTCGATTTTAAACGAGAGCCGGGAAAAACTGGAAACCATCATAGACGTTCTTCACGCAAAACGGGCCAAGGGGGCGACAAAACCCCGAACCTACCGGCAGAAAGCGCGAAAGGATTTTTTGGCGGTCATCAAAAAGCGCAGAGCAAGCAAGAACAAGATGCGCAAGGCAATACGCAAGCAGCTGGGGTACATACGCCGTAATCTCCGGCATATAGAGCAATTAGCAGCAGGTGTCGGTTTGAAAAGCCTGTCACGGAAACAGTACCGGAATATGCTGGTTATCTCGGAAGTCTTTCGCCAGCAGGCACTGATGTATGAATCCAAAGATCATCGAATATCGGGCCGGATTGTGAGTATCTCCCAACCCCATATTCGACCCATCGTCAGGGGAAAAGCCGGTACCCCGGTTGAGTTCGGCATGAAGATTTCATCCGCCAATATTGACGGGTACATGTTTATCGATCGCTGTTCATGGGATCCATACAACGAGTCTGGTGATTTAGTCATGCAGGCTGAAAAGTACAGGCACAGATATGGTGTGTATCCGGAATCAATACACGCCGATCAGATTTACCGCACCAGGGGCAACCGGAATTGGTGCAAGGAACGGGGAATCAGATTATCCGGTCCGCCGCTTGGTCGTCCACCGAAAGATCGTGGTGAAAATCGGGAACGAAAGAAGCTGGCTCGTCAGGATGAGCTGGATAGAATAGCTGTCGAAGGGACATTTGGCAGAGCAAAACGACGGTACTCAATGGGTCGTTTAATGACAAAGCTTGCTGAGACCAGTGAATCGCAGGTGGCCATGATCATGCTGGTGATGAACATGGAAAAGATTCGGAAGGATCTTTTTTACGTCTTTATCATAGCTATGCTACGCAGCCGAAAAATTACGAAGTCTCATTTCCCCGTGGTATTGGGGTATGGTAATATGGCAGCATAG